The Thermoflavifilum sp. genome contains a region encoding:
- a CDS encoding phosphate ABC transporter ATP-binding protein produces the protein MSYDSAIIRIEDLHVTTSTQVILKHIYLQIPRNKITVILGPSGCGKTTLLKCLNRLTDLYPQLRISGRVWIDDENIFDPDVDVISIRKKMGLLAQRPYPLPMSIFQNIAYGLKMRGINDRRMIYEHVQHYLKEVGLWEEVSERLHSPASKLSIGQQQRLCLARGLAVDPEIILADEPTSALDPISSRKIEEKFLELKSSYTLVIVTHILRQAKRLADHVIFMYLGEVIEQGEPEKVFEDPETAILKEYLRSGH, from the coding sequence ATGAGTTACGATAGCGCTATAATAAGGATTGAAGATTTACATGTTACAACTTCCACACAGGTTATTTTAAAACATATTTACCTGCAAATCCCAAGGAATAAAATTACCGTAATACTTGGTCCGTCGGGCTGCGGGAAAACCACATTATTGAAATGCCTGAACCGACTAACAGATCTGTATCCCCAATTGCGGATTTCAGGTAGGGTGTGGATTGATGATGAAAACATTTTTGATCCCGATGTAGATGTAATATCGATTCGTAAAAAGATGGGATTACTTGCCCAGAGGCCATATCCATTACCCATGTCCATTTTCCAGAATATTGCTTATGGATTGAAAATGCGGGGTATAAATGACCGACGGATGATATACGAACATGTTCAACATTATTTGAAGGAAGTGGGGCTCTGGGAAGAAGTTAGCGAGCGCCTTCACAGCCCCGCTTCGAAACTATCAATCGGCCAGCAGCAGCGACTCTGCCTGGCAAGGGGATTGGCTGTAGATCCTGAAATTATTCTCGCTGATGAGCCAACTTCTGCACTGGATCCGATCTCCAGCAGAAAAATTGAGGAGAAATTTCTTGAATTAAAATCGTCTTACACCCTGGTTATTGTTACCCATATTCTACGTCAGGCGAAACGATTAGCCGATCATGTGATATTCATGTATCTGGGAGAGGTCATTGAACAGGGAGAACCTGAAAAAGTTTTCGAGGATCCAGAAACAGCTATTCTGAAAGAATACCTCAGAAGTGGTCATTAA
- the galB gene encoding beta-galactosidase GalB: MLSNKNLVVLTIILSSSFLCWQSASAQQTRVRESFNTDWRFLLGDPVGAEQPEYHDQSWRLLNVPHDWSIEGKFSRDNPATPGGGALPGGVGWYRKTFTISAADRGKLFFIDFDGVYMDSRVWINGHFLGERPYGYSSFEYELTPYLHFGGKNVIAVRVDNSHQPNSRWYSGSGIYRNVWLVKTNRCYIDHWGTYVTTPEIRADAAMVRVQTTIRNRLSTVKSLELETRILDANGQIIRSASMPLQNGVDSLTVTQQLQVAQPHLWSVDDPYLYHVVSRVLADGKLIDEYVTPLGIRYFHFDPQTGFSLNGKPMKIWGVCDHHDLGCLGAAINERALQRQLEMLKEMGVNGLRTSHNPPAPELLDLCDKMGILVMDEAFDCWKRGKNPYDYHMYWDQWHRRDLEDMVLRDRNHPSVIMWSIGNEIPDQWDSAGADIARELAGIVRSLDTTRPITSALNNPESPRNSIAHSGALDLIGYNYNIGAYDRFPQDFPGMPFIASETTSALETRGHYDMPSDSIRVWPPRGDSHEKMNPDYSCSAYDNCRTPWGNLHEDALRAIMDHPFASGMFIWTGWDYLGEPTPYPWPARSSYFGIIDLAGFPKDIYYMYKSVWTKDTVLHIFPHWNWKPGDTVDVWAFYNHADEVELFLNGKSLGRRHKQPGEFHVMWRVAYAPGELKAVSYDHGQVVKTAIVRTAGAPYRIVLDPDRRQIHANGNDLSFVTARVVDQQGVLVPDADQLIHFQVKGAGFIAGTDNGNEIDHNTLKSPERQAFHGLAMLVVQSNGQKGNIEITATANGLQTARVQITAQ, translated from the coding sequence ATGTTGTCAAATAAAAATCTTGTCGTCCTTACAATTATTTTATCTTCCTCTTTTCTGTGCTGGCAATCCGCTTCTGCCCAGCAGACGCGTGTGCGCGAAAGTTTCAATACCGACTGGCGTTTTTTACTGGGCGACCCGGTAGGAGCCGAGCAACCGGAGTATCATGATCAAAGCTGGCGTTTGCTTAACGTGCCGCACGACTGGAGTATTGAAGGTAAATTCAGCAGGGATAACCCGGCTACGCCTGGAGGTGGAGCCTTACCAGGTGGCGTGGGCTGGTATCGAAAAACGTTTACCATCTCAGCGGCCGACCGGGGTAAACTGTTTTTTATCGATTTTGATGGGGTTTATATGGATAGTCGGGTATGGATTAACGGGCATTTTCTGGGAGAAAGACCTTATGGGTACAGCTCATTTGAGTATGAGCTCACGCCCTATCTGCATTTCGGCGGAAAGAATGTGATTGCCGTAAGGGTAGATAATTCGCATCAGCCCAACTCGCGCTGGTATTCGGGTTCCGGTATCTATCGAAATGTGTGGCTGGTAAAGACGAATCGCTGTTATATAGATCACTGGGGAACCTATGTTACTACGCCGGAAATTCGTGCCGATGCGGCTATGGTGCGCGTGCAAACCACCATCCGCAACCGTCTTTCCACGGTGAAATCACTTGAGCTGGAAACCCGAATTCTGGATGCCAACGGGCAGATCATTCGTTCTGCTTCGATGCCTTTGCAAAACGGGGTCGATTCACTCACGGTAACCCAGCAGTTGCAGGTAGCTCAGCCTCATCTCTGGTCAGTTGATGATCCTTATCTGTATCATGTCGTGAGTCGTGTGCTGGCCGATGGGAAATTGATTGACGAATATGTAACGCCACTGGGCATACGCTATTTTCATTTTGATCCACAGACGGGTTTTTCTTTGAATGGCAAACCCATGAAGATCTGGGGTGTGTGCGATCATCACGATTTAGGATGCCTGGGAGCAGCCATCAATGAACGCGCGCTGCAGCGCCAGCTCGAAATGTTGAAAGAAATGGGCGTGAACGGATTGCGCACATCACACAACCCTCCTGCACCCGAATTGCTGGATTTGTGCGACAAAATGGGTATTCTGGTGATGGATGAAGCCTTTGATTGCTGGAAACGCGGCAAGAATCCGTATGATTATCACATGTACTGGGATCAATGGCATCGGCGCGATCTGGAAGATATGGTGTTGCGCGATCGCAATCATCCCAGTGTGATAATGTGGAGCATCGGCAATGAAATTCCCGACCAGTGGGATAGTGCAGGGGCTGATATCGCACGTGAACTGGCCGGCATTGTGAGGAGTCTGGATACCACCCGACCCATTACTTCCGCGTTAAACAATCCCGAGTCGCCACGCAATAGCATCGCCCATTCCGGAGCGCTTGACCTGATTGGTTATAATTACAACATCGGCGCTTATGACCGTTTCCCGCAGGATTTTCCAGGCATGCCTTTCATCGCTTCGGAAACAACATCTGCGCTGGAAACTCGTGGACATTATGATATGCCCTCCGACAGTATTCGTGTATGGCCTCCACGGGGCGATAGCCATGAAAAAATGAATCCCGACTATAGTTGTTCGGCTTATGACAATTGTCGTACACCCTGGGGAAACTTGCATGAAGATGCCCTCCGGGCCATCATGGATCATCCATTTGCATCGGGCATGTTCATCTGGACGGGATGGGATTATCTGGGTGAGCCCACACCTTATCCCTGGCCCGCGCGCAGCTCTTATTTCGGCATCATTGACCTGGCGGGCTTTCCAAAAGATATCTATTACATGTATAAAAGCGTGTGGACAAAGGATACGGTTTTGCATATTTTCCCCCACTGGAACTGGAAGCCGGGCGATACGGTTGACGTATGGGCTTTTTACAATCATGCCGATGAGGTGGAGCTTTTCTTAAATGGAAAATCCTTAGGCAGGCGACACAAACAGCCTGGCGAGTTTCACGTGATGTGGCGGGTAGCCTATGCGCCAGGCGAATTGAAAGCCGTTTCTTATGATCATGGACAGGTGGTAAAAACCGCCATCGTACGTACGGCCGGCGCTCCGTACAGGATAGTGCTTGACCCCGATCGACGACAGATTCATGCAAATGGCAATGATCTGTCGTTTGTGACTGCCAGAGTTGTTGATCAGCAAGGCGTGCTCGTTCCGGATGCAGATCAATTGATTCATTTTCAGGTCAAGGGAGCCGGCTTCATCGCAGGTACGGATAATGGGAATGAAATAGACCATAACACTCTAAAATCGCCAGAGCGTCAGGCTTTTCATGGGCTGGCGATGCTGGTGGTGCAATCGAACGGGCAGAAAGGAAATATTGAAATCACGGCTACGGCAAATGGTTTACAAACAGCCCGCGTTCAAATCACAGCACAATAA
- a CDS encoding sodium:solute symporter family protein — MIQLCSGALAVLLASSSLISLGWADVLIIVIYFAMVLGIGYYLSRYTKTGDDFFLAGRKMTMWIAGLAFISANLGSLELMGWAASAYQYGILATHWYWIGAIPAMLFLAIVMMPFYYISRTHSVPGYLKLRFGEGARMLAAISFALMTILMSGVNMFSMALVMKVIIGWDINFSIWVSSITVLVYVVLGGLLSAMFNEVLQFVLIWAGALLVPIIGLMEVGGWKGMVARIHENFPHGDYTHLWSTLGHFKDNPMGIHWTGIVFGLGFIISFGYWTTDFLVVQRVLSAKDLRSAKMAPIIGSAFKMLVPFIVILPGLIGLAVMPGLVGQDQAAATGQPSYNEILPLMMARYLGPGLLGLGITALIAGFMSGMAGNITAFSTVWTYDIYKPIHFAMTGKEVDDRHYVKMGRWATIVGIIVSIGTAYLVEHAASIMDYVQALFSFFIAPLFGTVILGMLWKRATAAGGFWGLLAGTLSSIGMWVWVRVDPRALSIIAGSPDAKAMAEDMYRALWSWLICVAVTVIVSLATRPKPEAELVGLVRGCTEIPSEGHLPLVKRPIFWAGVVFAAFLILQIIFW; from the coding sequence ATGATTCAGCTTTGTTCAGGTGCTCTTGCAGTTTTGCTTGCATCATCCAGTCTCATCAGCCTCGGTTGGGCTGATGTGTTGATTATTGTGATTTATTTCGCCATGGTGCTGGGTATTGGATATTATCTTTCTCGTTACACCAAAACGGGCGATGATTTTTTCCTGGCCGGAAGAAAAATGACCATGTGGATTGCAGGATTGGCTTTTATTTCAGCCAACTTAGGTTCGTTGGAACTTATGGGCTGGGCTGCATCGGCTTATCAATATGGCATTCTGGCGACTCATTGGTACTGGATTGGCGCCATTCCAGCCATGCTTTTTCTGGCCATTGTGATGATGCCATTTTATTACATATCCCGAACGCATTCTGTTCCCGGCTACCTTAAACTTCGCTTTGGTGAAGGAGCCCGCATGCTCGCTGCCATTTCGTTTGCCTTGATGACGATTCTCATGAGTGGTGTGAATATGTTTTCCATGGCTCTGGTGATGAAAGTGATCATCGGCTGGGATATTAACTTCAGCATCTGGGTCTCGTCTATCACCGTGCTGGTGTATGTGGTGCTCGGTGGATTGCTTTCGGCTATGTTCAACGAGGTATTGCAATTCGTGTTGATCTGGGCCGGCGCTCTGCTGGTGCCTATTATCGGACTTATGGAGGTGGGTGGATGGAAAGGCATGGTGGCCCGGATTCATGAAAACTTCCCCCATGGCGATTATACCCATTTGTGGAGCACGCTCGGGCATTTTAAAGATAATCCCATGGGTATTCACTGGACGGGTATTGTGTTTGGACTGGGATTCATCATTTCATTTGGATACTGGACGACCGATTTTCTGGTGGTACAGCGGGTGCTTTCGGCTAAAGACCTGCGTTCGGCGAAGATGGCACCTATCATTGGTTCGGCTTTCAAGATGCTGGTGCCTTTTATTGTGATTTTGCCGGGTTTAATTGGACTGGCGGTGATGCCGGGCCTGGTGGGTCAGGATCAAGCTGCTGCCACGGGCCAACCCAGCTACAACGAAATTTTGCCTTTGATGATGGCCCGTTATCTGGGGCCCGGTTTGCTGGGATTAGGGATTACGGCGCTGATTGCCGGTTTTATGTCGGGCATGGCAGGCAATATCACGGCTTTTTCCACCGTATGGACCTACGATATCTACAAGCCCATTCATTTTGCCATGACCGGTAAAGAAGTGGATGATCGGCATTACGTGAAAATGGGACGCTGGGCGACTATTGTGGGTATCATTGTGAGCATCGGCACGGCCTATCTCGTGGAACATGCTGCGAGTATCATGGACTATGTACAGGCTTTGTTCAGCTTTTTCATTGCACCTTTATTTGGCACAGTTATCCTCGGTATGTTGTGGAAACGGGCCACTGCAGCCGGTGGTTTCTGGGGTTTGCTTGCCGGTACGCTTTCTTCCATCGGGATGTGGGTATGGGTAAGGGTGGATCCTCGTGCATTGAGTATCATTGCCGGATCGCCCGATGCCAAAGCCATGGCGGAAGACATGTATCGAGCTCTGTGGTCGTGGCTGATTTGCGTGGCCGTAACCGTAATCGTGAGTCTGGCTACACGTCCAAAGCCGGAAGCCGAGCTGGTTGGATTGGTACGCGGATGTACGGAAATCCCTTCAGAAGGCCATCTGCCATTGGTAAAGCGGCCTATTTTCTGGGCAGGTGTGGTATTTGCTGCTTTCCTCATTTTGCAAATCATTTTCTGGTAA
- a CDS encoding FGGY family carbohydrate kinase — MAYLLGYDVGSSSVKAALVEIETGRCVASTFSPATEMPIQAPKAGWAEQDPERWWQELIHATRQLQRQADLQQVKAIGISYQMHGLVCVDEKQQVLRPAIIWCDSRAVDIGRKAFEQLGQDFCLEHLLNSPGNFTASKLRWVKIHEPQLYARIKHVLLPGDYVAMRLTGECNTTLTGLSEGIWWDYQQQLVSKQLLEYYEIDEQLLPPLVPIFGEQGRLTRQSAEILGLPVGIPVSYRAGDQPNNAFSLKVLHPGEAAATAGTSAVIYSVADRAVADKRSRINTFVHVTHKPEQPRFGLLLCINGAGILNSWLRKYWQNQGYDDMNRQAASIAPGADGLLLFPFGNGAERVLENRLLQAHLMDIDLNRHTAAHVFRAAQEGVAFALKYGYDILQQIGSSVQIIRAGMANMFLSPIFREVFTQTTGAILELYETDGAQGAARAAGVGAGIFASPEESFMGMKKRLELHPDEAGMQRYAALYAQWKERLEALLHVQDMSSGLLV; from the coding sequence ATGGCATACCTACTCGGCTATGATGTGGGTTCATCATCAGTGAAAGCCGCACTGGTAGAAATTGAAACAGGTCGCTGCGTGGCCAGCACATTCTCTCCGGCTACGGAAATGCCGATTCAGGCTCCGAAAGCAGGCTGGGCCGAGCAGGATCCCGAACGCTGGTGGCAGGAGTTAATCCACGCCACACGCCAGCTGCAGCGGCAAGCGGATTTGCAGCAGGTAAAGGCAATCGGCATCTCATACCAGATGCATGGACTGGTTTGTGTGGATGAAAAACAACAGGTATTGCGACCGGCCATTATCTGGTGTGATAGCCGCGCAGTAGATATCGGTAGAAAGGCTTTTGAACAGCTTGGTCAGGATTTTTGCCTGGAGCATTTACTCAACTCGCCCGGGAATTTCACGGCTTCCAAACTTCGCTGGGTAAAAATCCATGAGCCTCAGCTATATGCTCGCATCAAGCATGTTCTGTTACCTGGCGACTATGTGGCCATGCGCCTCACCGGCGAGTGCAATACTACATTAACCGGCCTTTCGGAGGGCATCTGGTGGGACTATCAGCAACAGCTGGTGAGTAAACAACTGCTGGAATATTATGAAATCGATGAACAGCTGTTGCCACCGCTGGTGCCCATTTTTGGAGAACAGGGACGCCTGACCAGGCAATCAGCCGAAATACTGGGACTTCCGGTTGGTATACCGGTGAGCTACCGGGCGGGTGATCAGCCCAACAATGCATTTTCACTTAAGGTTTTGCATCCCGGTGAAGCAGCCGCCACAGCGGGCACAAGCGCCGTGATCTACAGTGTCGCTGATAGGGCGGTGGCCGATAAGCGTTCGCGCATCAATACATTCGTTCATGTTACGCACAAGCCCGAACAGCCCAGGTTTGGCTTGTTGCTGTGCATCAACGGGGCGGGTATCCTTAACAGCTGGCTACGTAAATACTGGCAAAACCAGGGATACGATGATATGAATCGTCAGGCCGCTTCCATAGCGCCAGGAGCGGATGGGTTGCTGCTGTTCCCATTCGGTAACGGTGCCGAGCGCGTGCTGGAAAACCGACTGCTACAGGCTCATCTGATGGATATTGACCTGAATCGGCACACTGCTGCACATGTATTTCGCGCCGCTCAGGAAGGGGTGGCCTTTGCGTTGAAATATGGATATGATATTCTCCAGCAAATTGGATCTTCCGTTCAGATTATTCGTGCCGGTATGGCCAACATGTTTCTCAGCCCCATTTTCCGGGAAGTCTTTACCCAGACAACAGGCGCCATACTCGAGCTATATGAAACCGATGGAGCTCAGGGCGCAGCCCGTGCGGCAGGTGTGGGAGCGGGTATTTTTGCTTCGCCTGAAGAAAGTTTTATGGGAATGAAAAAACGACTCGAACTACATCCCGATGAAGCAGGCATGCAACGCTACGCGGCATTGTATGCACAATGGAAAGAAAGGCTGGAAGCACTTTTGCATGTGCAGGACATGTCATCCGGATTGCTGGTATAG
- a CDS encoding substrate-binding domain-containing protein produces the protein MKRTNWLMLLLITTSILQSGCQHNHTHHIRITGAFALYPLTVKWAEEYKKAHPNVEFDISAGGAGKGLTDVLAGADDLGMFSRELTPEEAKKGIWKIAVAKDAVLPTINARNPLFKLIQKRGLTKTDFQRIFLSGKSLAWDSILDISSSIPIHVYIRSDASGAAETWAKYLGVKQENLKGVGIYGDPGLADAVIKDIYGVGFNNAIYIYDLQTGKKREGIEVIPIDINNNGKIDAEELFYDDFNQVLQAISDGRYPSPPARPLYFISKGKPQDPDLIAFLKWVLTYGQSFVKSAGYVPLPEETIQSSLQTFNQP, from the coding sequence ATGAAAAGAACAAATTGGCTTATGCTGTTACTCATCACAACATCAATTCTACAATCAGGTTGCCAGCACAACCACACTCATCACATTCGTATAACGGGTGCATTTGCCCTGTATCCGCTCACTGTAAAATGGGCTGAAGAATACAAAAAAGCACACCCAAATGTGGAATTTGATATTTCAGCCGGTGGAGCCGGGAAGGGTTTAACCGATGTATTAGCTGGTGCTGATGATTTAGGGATGTTTTCCCGAGAACTTACACCCGAAGAAGCAAAAAAAGGAATATGGAAAATAGCCGTTGCAAAAGATGCTGTATTACCAACCATAAATGCAAGAAATCCTCTGTTCAAGCTGATACAAAAAAGAGGATTAACGAAAACAGATTTTCAACGCATATTCCTGAGTGGAAAATCATTAGCATGGGATTCAATACTCGATATATCCAGTTCTATTCCCATTCATGTATACATCCGCTCCGATGCATCGGGTGCAGCAGAAACATGGGCAAAATATCTGGGTGTAAAACAAGAAAATTTGAAAGGTGTCGGTATTTATGGTGATCCTGGATTGGCGGATGCAGTGATAAAGGATATATACGGTGTAGGATTTAACAATGCTATTTATATCTACGATTTGCAAACCGGTAAGAAAAGAGAAGGTATTGAGGTGATTCCCATTGACATCAATAACAATGGGAAAATCGACGCTGAAGAGTTATTCTATGATGATTTTAATCAGGTGCTTCAGGCCATTTCTGATGGAAGATATCCCTCTCCTCCCGCCAGACCTCTGTATTTTATCTCAAAAGGTAAACCACAGGATCCGGATTTGATTGCATTTTTAAAATGGGTGCTTACATACGGACAATCGTTCGTAAAATCGGCTGGTTATGTTCCGTTGCCCGAAGAAACCATTCAATCTTCATTACAAACATTCAATCAACCCTGA
- a CDS encoding DUF2490 domain-containing protein: protein MKKIVLYTPIFILMIMHGGHAQKQITYQKLYWIRYYGQYVLSPSWTITLEFEDRRYFKHNRQLYWVLPRINVLYNLGAGWQAAAGFTYYLTTNPADPTKSASLTVPELRPHQEFDFRQQIQKLTIDHRYRLEERWIHHYSGNTLTPGYNFNFRFRYQLQFAYPIINKTRPAGRLTAKLADEIMFNFGHQIVYNAFDQNRIYAGLNYGLSPHIQLELGYLNWFQQRSSGNQYYDRDNIRFTIYHRLNF, encoded by the coding sequence ATGAAAAAAATTGTCTTATATACACCCATCTTCATACTCATGATTATGCACGGCGGGCATGCACAGAAGCAAATTACCTATCAAAAGCTTTACTGGATCAGGTATTATGGACAGTACGTTTTATCACCTTCATGGACGATTACCCTGGAATTTGAGGACCGGAGATATTTCAAACATAATCGTCAGCTATACTGGGTTTTACCGAGAATTAATGTGTTATATAACCTTGGAGCAGGCTGGCAAGCTGCAGCCGGATTTACATATTATCTGACCACAAATCCTGCCGATCCAACAAAGTCAGCTTCCCTGACAGTACCTGAACTCAGACCCCATCAGGAGTTCGACTTCAGGCAGCAAATCCAGAAATTGACCATTGACCACAGGTACCGACTGGAAGAAAGATGGATACACCATTATTCGGGCAACACGTTGACTCCGGGTTACAATTTTAATTTTCGATTTCGATATCAATTACAGTTCGCTTATCCCATTATTAATAAAACCCGGCCAGCAGGGAGACTGACGGCAAAGCTCGCCGATGAGATTATGTTCAATTTCGGACACCAGATTGTATATAATGCTTTTGATCAGAATCGAATATATGCAGGCCTGAATTATGGATTATCACCACATATTCAGTTAGAGTTGGGTTATTTGAATTGGTTTCAACAGAGAAGTTCGGGTAATCAATATTACGATCGAGACAACATCCGATTCACTATTTATCATCGATTGAATTTCTGA
- a CDS encoding SDR family oxidoreductase, which produces MDQVVYITGGSKGIGKGIASYLLQKGYRVAISSRKREAAEQAAAELGQSDRILPLQSDVRRLTDEQQAVATILEKWGRLDVLVANAGVGHFAPIEHMTPELWYETIDTNLTGVYHSVKAAVEAIKQAKGYIFTIASLAGTNFMPQGTAYNASKFAVVGFTQALMLDLRQYDVRVTTIMPGSVASYFNNHIPSEADSWKIQPEDIGELIYDLLQMHPRALPSKIEIRPTKPPVK; this is translated from the coding sequence ATGGACCAGGTTGTGTATATCACGGGTGGAAGCAAAGGTATTGGAAAAGGCATAGCATCCTATTTGCTGCAAAAAGGATATCGAGTAGCCATCAGCAGTCGTAAGCGCGAAGCTGCAGAGCAGGCAGCTGCTGAATTAGGACAATCGGACCGGATATTGCCTTTGCAATCAGACGTTCGTCGGCTTACAGATGAACAACAGGCCGTTGCCACCATTCTGGAGAAATGGGGCAGGCTCGATGTACTGGTGGCTAATGCCGGTGTTGGCCATTTTGCACCTATCGAGCACATGACACCCGAATTGTGGTATGAAACCATTGACACGAATTTAACCGGTGTGTATCATAGCGTGAAAGCCGCTGTAGAGGCTATCAAACAGGCTAAAGGCTATATATTCACCATCGCCAGCCTTGCAGGTACCAATTTCATGCCTCAGGGCACGGCATACAATGCCAGCAAATTTGCTGTGGTAGGTTTTACGCAGGCTTTGATGCTTGATTTGCGGCAATATGATGTTCGCGTAACCACCATCATGCCTGGTTCGGTAGCGAGTTATTTTAATAATCATATTCCATCGGAAGCCGATAGCTGGAAGATTCAACCGGAAGATATCGGGGAATTGATTTATGATTTGTTGCAGATGCACCCGCGTGCATTGCCGAGTAAAATAGAAATACGGCCCACCAAACCTCCTGTGAAATAA
- the pstC gene encoding phosphate ABC transporter permease subunit PstC, which yields MLIATLTISVLPLCIGLGLLIESIPLLQKYHFWRLISHTAWSPMEGKFGMLSFIAGTLWVTGLSMCMAVPVSLLAAIYITQYAKPWLMGIIHPIMDILAGIPSVVYGVGGVLIIVPWISEKLAPAMGYSSSGYCILAGGIILAVMSIPYILHLQIEIFRTVPVELKEVSLSLGASYWETIKYVLLKQTRKGIIASIGLGISKSLGETIAVLMVVGNVPQIPANVFQGAYPLPALLANNYGEMMSIPLYLAALMFAGLLLFLIICLCNSISTWIIYNMHQV from the coding sequence ATGCTGATTGCTACGCTCACGATATCCGTACTACCCTTGTGTATTGGTCTGGGACTGCTTATTGAATCCATTCCCTTGCTACAGAAATATCATTTCTGGCGATTGATAAGTCATACTGCATGGTCGCCCATGGAAGGAAAATTTGGAATGTTAAGTTTCATTGCAGGCACGCTATGGGTTACGGGCTTAAGTATGTGCATGGCAGTCCCGGTGTCGTTATTAGCGGCAATCTACATCACCCAGTATGCAAAGCCATGGCTTATGGGTATCATCCATCCCATTATGGATATTCTTGCAGGCATTCCTTCTGTAGTATATGGTGTTGGGGGAGTATTGATTATTGTTCCCTGGATCAGTGAGAAACTGGCTCCTGCAATGGGATACAGCTCATCGGGATATTGTATTCTTGCTGGAGGAATTATTCTTGCCGTGATGAGTATTCCATATATACTTCATCTTCAAATCGAAATCTTCCGTACAGTTCCAGTTGAATTAAAGGAGGTTTCATTATCTCTGGGAGCTTCATACTGGGAAACTATCAAATACGTATTACTAAAACAAACCCGGAAGGGAATCATTGCATCGATTGGATTAGGAATATCGAAGTCGCTCGGCGAAACCATTGCTGTTTTGATGGTTGTGGGAAATGTACCACAAATTCCCGCAAACGTTTTTCAGGGAGCATATCCCCTTCCGGCTCTTCTGGCAAACAACTATGGTGAGATGATGTCAATCCCATTATATCTGGCTGCGTTGATGTTTGCCGGACTTTTGTTGTTTCTCATCATTTGTTTATGTAATAGTATATCCACGTGGATCATCTATAATATGCATCAAGTATGA
- a CDS encoding DMT family protein has translation MRTVLLLICSNTFMTIAWYWHIGSHKLEQIPLWKVILISWSIAFFEYCFQVPANRIGAVEGWTGYQLKIVQEVITLAVFATFATLYLKEPLRWNYLISFLCMIAAVYFVFKR, from the coding sequence ATGCGTACGGTATTGCTATTGATTTGTTCCAATACATTCATGACCATAGCCTGGTACTGGCATATTGGTTCGCATAAACTCGAGCAAATTCCTCTCTGGAAAGTCATCCTCATCAGCTGGTCGATTGCTTTTTTCGAATACTGCTTCCAGGTGCCGGCGAATCGAATTGGAGCCGTTGAAGGATGGACAGGCTATCAGCTGAAAATCGTTCAGGAGGTTATCACATTGGCGGTGTTTGCCACTTTTGCCACCCTTTATTTAAAAGAGCCCTTGCGCTGGAATTATCTCATCTCCTTTTTGTGTATGATAGCCGCCGTATATTTTGTGTTTAAGCGCTGA
- a CDS encoding ABC transporter permease subunit, with protein sequence MIIILQKGIHAMSWEMISETPGGGFYFGKEGGILNAIIGSIYLSIGATVLSILISVPVALYLNIHLLHHKRIVTGIRFLLDILWGIPSILFGVFGFVLMIIFHLQASLLAGIITLGIMITPIIIRAFDEALKGIPEGLLEVSYALGLSRRQIAFEIFIRQAMPGLITAILVGFGRALGDAASVLFTTGFTDHIPTSLYDPTASLPLAIFFQLSSPIAEVRERAYAAAFILTIIILLISLTIRICTSRSSRYKI encoded by the coding sequence ATGATCATCATTTTACAAAAAGGTATACATGCGATGTCATGGGAGATGATAAGCGAAACACCGGGAGGAGGATTTTATTTTGGTAAAGAAGGTGGAATATTAAATGCAATCATAGGTTCAATTTATTTGTCCATCGGTGCAACAGTTTTATCCATATTGATATCGGTACCGGTTGCACTATATCTTAACATTCACTTGCTGCATCATAAGCGAATCGTTACCGGAATTCGATTCCTGCTGGATATTCTATGGGGAATACCTTCTATTCTGTTTGGGGTTTTTGGTTTTGTATTGATGATAATTTTTCATCTTCAGGCGTCTTTACTCGCCGGCATCATTACGTTGGGTATAATGATAACTCCTATCATCATCCGGGCTTTTGACGAGGCTTTGAAAGGTATTCCCGAAGGCTTACTGGAAGTTTCTTATGCGCTTGGCCTTTCGCGCCGACAGATTGCTTTTGAAATATTCATCAGACAGGCTATGCCGGGACTGATCACCGCAATTCTGGTAGGATTTGGAAGGGCTTTAGGAGATGCAGCCTCTGTATTGTTCACAACAGGGTTTACGGATCACATTCCCACGAGTTTATATGACCCTACAGCTTCGTTACCATTGGCTATATTTTTCCAATTGAGTTCTCCTATTGCTGAAGTACGGGAAAGAGCTTATGCTGCAGCTTTTATTTTAACAATTATTATTCTTCTTATCAGTCTGACCATCAGGATATGCACATCCAGATCGTCACGGTATAAGATTTAA